In Deltaproteobacteria bacterium HGW-Deltaproteobacteria-4, a single genomic region encodes these proteins:
- a CDS encoding NADH-quinone oxidoreductase subunit J encodes MESMLGEVVAKYNYWLYVVLMMIGFYAMIGKRNLVKKLLGMNIFQTAIILFYVSMGAKRGGGIPILDKEAALAGAVKVAEVVNPLPHVLMLTAIVVSVSVTGVALAVMQRIYKQYGTLEEDEILDKIGRS; translated from the coding sequence ATGGAATCGATGCTGGGCGAAGTGGTCGCAAAATACAATTACTGGCTTTATGTCGTGCTGATGATGATCGGCTTCTACGCCATGATCGGCAAACGTAATCTGGTCAAAAAACTGTTGGGGATGAATATCTTCCAAACCGCCATTATTCTCTTCTATGTCTCCATGGGGGCCAAGCGCGGCGGCGGCATCCCGATCCTCGACAAAGAGGCGGCCCTGGCCGGAGCCGTCAAGGTGGCGGAGGTGGTAAATCCCCTGCCGCACGTCCTGATGCTCACCGCCATCGTCGTCTCGGTCAGTGTCACCGGTGTCGCCCTGGCGGTGATGCAACGTATCTACAAGCAATACGGAACCCTGGAAGAAGACGAAATCCTCGACAAGATTGGTCGCTCATGA
- a CDS encoding cation:proton antiporter, with translation MIWQLDLLILLMVVICAIATITVRDLLGAAIVFGAYSFLLCLLWAEMGAVDVAFTEATVGAGISTILFIAAIFRTTRRSKD, from the coding sequence ATGATCTGGCAACTCGACCTGTTGATTCTGCTGATGGTCGTCATCTGTGCGATTGCCACCATAACCGTTCGCGACCTGCTCGGGGCGGCCATCGTCTTTGGCGCCTACAGCTTTCTTCTGTGCTTGTTATGGGCAGAGATGGGGGCGGTCGATGTCGCTTTCACCGAGGCAACGGTCGGCGCCGGCATCAGCACCATCCTCTTCATTGCCGCCATCTTCCGCACAACACGAAGGAGTAAGGATTGA
- a CDS encoding Na(+)/H(+) antiporter subunit D, with protein sequence MMISALPPFLLLMVGALVVPFLKGKIRNSWMLLLPVVSFVNFLLIPEGNHWVTSFFGHEIILGRVDRLSYIFGIIFHLITFLSVLYALHVADKVQNVASLIYAAAALGAVFSGDLFSLFVFWELLTICATFLIMARRTPAALGAGFRYFMVHVAGGLCLLAGIILQVQQTGSAKFAYIGLATPASWLIFIGFGVNCAWPLLHPWLTDAYPESTVTGTVFLSAFTTKVAIYALARSFPGTSELIWIGTAMAAFPIFYAVIENDLRRVLAYSLINQVGFMVVGIGIGTALSINGAVAHAFNDILFKGLLFMTMGAVLYRTGKINATDLGGLYKSMPWTCAFCIVGAASISAFPLFSGFVSKSMVMEAAALGDLRFVWFVLLFASAGVFHHAGIKIPFFAFFSHDSGIRCQEAPRHMLLAMGMTAALCIFIGCFPQYLYNLLPFPTDYQPYTVSHVISQTQLLFFSALAFSLLLLSGIYPAEIRSINLDADWFYRKGGRLFYGIAERSFNRLNSWGDQLFVRRLPAALARFFVDPADRLHALFAAPYYKMIGKDVPADEFSGRCERSAYPVGGGVLLAVLFLALMSFLFFL encoded by the coding sequence ATTATGATTAGCGCTTTGCCCCCTTTTCTCCTGCTGATGGTCGGTGCCCTGGTCGTCCCCTTTCTCAAAGGGAAGATCAGGAACAGCTGGATGCTGCTCCTGCCCGTGGTGAGCTTCGTTAACTTCCTGCTGATCCCCGAAGGAAACCACTGGGTCACCAGCTTTTTTGGCCATGAAATCATCCTCGGCCGGGTTGATCGTCTCAGTTATATCTTCGGCATAATTTTTCACCTCATCACCTTCCTCTCTGTCCTTTATGCCTTGCATGTGGCCGACAAGGTCCAGAACGTCGCTTCGCTGATCTATGCCGCGGCCGCCCTCGGAGCAGTCTTTTCCGGAGATCTCTTTTCGCTCTTCGTCTTTTGGGAACTCCTCACCATTTGCGCCACCTTCCTGATCATGGCGCGGCGGACTCCCGCCGCCCTCGGAGCCGGCTTTCGCTACTTCATGGTCCACGTCGCCGGCGGTCTCTGCCTCCTCGCCGGGATTATTTTACAGGTACAGCAGACCGGCAGCGCCAAGTTCGCTTACATCGGTCTGGCGACCCCTGCTTCCTGGCTGATCTTTATCGGTTTCGGGGTCAACTGTGCCTGGCCGCTGCTGCACCCCTGGCTCACTGACGCTTACCCGGAGTCGACCGTCACCGGTACCGTCTTCCTTTCGGCCTTCACCACCAAGGTGGCGATCTATGCCCTGGCCAGATCTTTTCCCGGCACCAGCGAATTGATCTGGATCGGCACCGCAATGGCCGCCTTTCCGATCTTTTATGCTGTTATCGAGAACGACCTGCGCCGGGTTCTGGCCTACAGCCTGATCAACCAAGTCGGCTTTATGGTGGTGGGGATCGGCATCGGCACCGCCCTCTCCATCAATGGCGCGGTGGCCCACGCCTTTAACGACATCCTCTTCAAGGGACTGCTCTTCATGACGATGGGGGCGGTGCTGTATCGCACCGGCAAAATCAACGCCACCGATCTCGGGGGACTCTACAAATCCATGCCCTGGACCTGTGCCTTTTGCATCGTCGGCGCGGCATCGATCTCCGCCTTTCCCCTTTTCAGCGGCTTTGTCAGCAAATCGATGGTCATGGAAGCCGCCGCCCTCGGGGATCTGCGCTTTGTCTGGTTTGTCCTCCTCTTTGCCTCGGCCGGCGTCTTTCACCACGCCGGCATCAAAATCCCTTTTTTCGCTTTTTTTTCCCACGACTCCGGCATTCGCTGCCAGGAAGCGCCACGCCACATGCTCCTTGCCATGGGGATGACCGCTGCCCTCTGCATCTTCATCGGCTGCTTCCCGCAATACCTTTACAATCTGCTCCCCTTCCCCACCGATTATCAGCCCTATACCGTTTCACACGTCATTTCCCAGACCCAGCTCCTCTTCTTCTCGGCTCTGGCCTTTTCACTGTTGCTGTTGTCGGGAATTTACCCGGCCGAGATTCGTTCGATCAATCTCGATGCCGACTGGTTTTACCGTAAGGGTGGCCGATTGTTCTACGGCATCGCCGAGCGGAGCTTCAACCGCCTGAACAGCTGGGGCGACCAGCTCTTTGTCCGGCGCCTGCCGGCAGCCCTGGCCCGCTTCTTTGTCGATCCCGCCGACCGCTTGCACGCCTTGTTCGCTGCGCCCTACTACAAGATGATTGGCAAGGATGTCCCTGCGGACGAATTTTCCGGCCGCTGTGAACGCAGCGCCTACCCGGTCGGCGGTGGCGTACTCCTGGCGGTCCTCTTTCTGGCGCTGATGTCCTTTTTGTTCTTCCTGTAA
- a CDS encoding cation:proton antiporter (subunit D of antiporter complex involved in resistance to high concentrations of Na+, K+, Li+ and/or alkali; contains an oxidoreductase domain; catalyzes the transfer of electrons from NADH to ubiquinone) translates to MNIITSLLPVAAVGISLIGAIFIILANRRPNLRESVTLLIAVGKFLLVLTMLPTVLAGDGFVFTLAELIPGVPFQLRVDAMGMFFALVASFLWICTSIYSIGYMRALQEHDQTRYYASFAVAISATIGVAFSANLLTLYLFYEMLSLSTYPLVTHERNAEAKVSGRKYLTYILGTSIGFALPAMLIVYAIAGTLDFTSGGILSGTGVAPGTVALLLVLFVAGFAKAGIMPFHGWLPAAMVAPTPVSSFLHGVAVVKVGVFSILRVIFDILGPDLLRSLDLGIALTYFVSVTILAASLIALTQDNLKRRLAYSTIGQLSYMILGAGMLSAAGMTGGLLHIAMHAFGKITLFFCAGAIYVASHKKYISEMDGLGRKMPITYFAFFLGSLSIIGMPPLGGFLSKWQLVIGAVQADQLVLVAVLLISSLLNAAYFFPFVYRGFFAPAKSGDEGEGIQEAPLWCLVPLTITALGSLLLFFYPGTFLRLIQLALS, encoded by the coding sequence ATGAATATCATCACTTCATTGTTACCGGTGGCTGCGGTCGGGATTTCATTAATCGGCGCCATCTTCATCATTCTCGCTAATCGCCGCCCGAACCTGCGGGAAAGCGTGACCCTGCTGATCGCCGTCGGCAAGTTCCTGCTGGTCCTGACCATGTTGCCGACCGTGCTGGCCGGCGACGGGTTTGTCTTCACCCTGGCCGAACTGATCCCGGGTGTCCCCTTTCAGCTGCGGGTCGACGCGATGGGGATGTTCTTCGCCCTGGTCGCCTCTTTCCTGTGGATCTGCACCTCTATTTACTCCATCGGCTACATGCGGGCGCTGCAGGAGCATGACCAGACCCGTTATTATGCCTCCTTTGCGGTCGCGATCTCCGCCACCATCGGTGTCGCCTTCTCCGCCAACCTGCTCACCCTTTATCTCTTTTACGAGATGCTCTCCCTCTCCACCTATCCGCTCGTGACGCATGAGCGCAACGCCGAGGCGAAGGTCTCCGGGCGCAAGTACCTCACCTATATCCTCGGCACCTCCATCGGCTTTGCCCTGCCGGCCATGCTCATCGTCTACGCCATCGCCGGCACCCTTGACTTCACCTCCGGGGGGATCCTGAGTGGCACCGGGGTAGCGCCGGGGACCGTCGCCCTCCTGCTCGTCCTCTTTGTCGCCGGTTTCGCCAAGGCTGGGATCATGCCCTTCCACGGCTGGCTGCCGGCGGCGATGGTCGCCCCGACCCCGGTCAGCAGCTTTCTCCATGGCGTCGCCGTTGTCAAGGTCGGGGTCTTCTCGATTTTGCGCGTAATCTTCGACATCCTCGGCCCGGATCTGCTGCGCTCCCTCGATCTCGGCATCGCCCTGACCTACTTTGTCTCTGTGACCATCCTCGCCGCCTCGCTGATCGCCCTGACTCAGGACAACCTCAAGCGGCGTCTGGCCTATTCGACCATCGGCCAACTCTCCTACATGATCCTCGGCGCCGGCATGCTCTCGGCGGCGGGAATGACCGGGGGATTGCTGCACATCGCCATGCACGCCTTTGGCAAGATCACTCTCTTCTTTTGTGCCGGTGCCATCTATGTCGCCAGCCATAAAAAGTACATCAGCGAAATGGATGGCCTCGGCCGGAAGATGCCGATCACCTATTTTGCTTTCTTTCTCGGCTCTCTCAGCATCATCGGTATGCCGCCACTCGGTGGGTTCCTCAGCAAGTGGCAACTGGTGATCGGAGCGGTGCAGGCCGACCAACTGGTTCTGGTGGCGGTGCTGCTGATCAGTTCCCTGCTCAATGCCGCGTACTTCTTCCCGTTTGTTTACCGCGGCTTCTTTGCCCCGGCGAAAAGCGGCGACGAGGGTGAAGGCATTCAGGAAGCGCCCCTTTGGTGCCTTGTCCCGCTGACGATCACGGCCCTCGGCTCGCTGCTCCTCTTCTTTTATCCCGGCACTTTCTTGCGCCTGATTCAGCTCGCCCTTTCATAA
- a CDS encoding sodium:proton antiporter — MTILVSVLLIAGVFFFAIGTIGILRFPDFYTRLHAAGKCDTLAAFLVLLAVALFNLHDFSFGNLLVSLKILAIVAFISITSPTATHALTKAALVVGVEPWTKEQKHS, encoded by the coding sequence ATGACCATTCTGGTTTCCGTGCTGCTCATTGCCGGCGTCTTCTTTTTTGCCATCGGTACGATCGGCATCTTGCGCTTTCCCGATTTTTACACCCGATTGCATGCCGCCGGTAAATGCGACACACTGGCGGCCTTCCTGGTGCTGCTGGCTGTGGCCCTCTTTAATCTCCACGACTTCTCTTTTGGTAACCTGCTGGTCAGCCTGAAGATTCTGGCGATCGTCGCCTTCATCTCCATTACCAGTCCGACAGCGACCCACGCCCTCACCAAGGCGGCGCTGGTGGTCGGCGTCGAACCCTGGACCAAGGAGCAGAAACACTCATGA